From Vanrija pseudolonga chromosome 1, complete sequence, a single genomic window includes:
- the MEF2A gene encoding Myocyte-specific enhancer factor 2A — translation MGRKKIEIKPLTDERNRNVTFLKRKAGLMKKAYELSVLCGVSVSLLIFSANGKPYEFSSAEFDNEVDRYNEYEGMIERRRAAEFEAMALAGEDGSDDDDDRPAKGAKPNGPSKSLKGKESFKARRHRYRDAPAPRHRDHQIDRKPVIPPPGEEPGSFIGGVIGDDRRDISDEPTPPPPRSDSPSSAGLSYALGLHQQQQQQASWYARNGGGAQGFGGSGGYPFPGQAGGSSYLPTPGVSGSPLGVGGLSSGLGNPWEGGHNQALTTYAWLQIQQAHHEQKRQLLEKQHQQLYELTSRTGNHSFLRDMLGGNGIAPTSNSASGSGSGGSNSWNDFVWPTAPADEIPQPNGTVSTPPEEDLVWALSGGGGGNGGVGRGSLSQQGMLPPQSNNMPYNVDYSNGPMDPMGGGKRPRDMRTGLPIDDPRKRLRT, via the exons ATGGGTCGCAAAAAGATTGAAATCAAGCCGCTTACC GATGAGCGTAACCGCAATGTCACGTTCCTCAAGCGCAAAGCCGGTCTCATGAAGAAGGCATACGAGCTGTCGGTCCTCTGTGGCGTGTCAGTCTCGCTCCTCATCTTCTCGGCCAACGGCAAGCCATACGAGTTTTCATCGGCCGAGTTTGACAACGAAGTCGACCGGTACAACGAGTACGAGGGCATGATCGAGAGGCGGCGGGCCGCCGAGTTTGAGGCCATGGCTcttgccggcgaggacggctcggacgacgacgacgaccgtcCAGCCAAGGGCGCAAAGCCCAACGGCCCATCCAAGTCGCTTAAGGGCAAGGAATCCTTCAAGGCCCGCAGACACAGGTACCGCGACGCACCTGCACCCCGCCACCGCGACCACCAAATCGACCGCAAGCCCGTCATCCCTCCTCCTGGCGAGGAGCCTGGCAGCTTTATCGGCGGTGTCATtggcgacgaccgccgcgacattagcgacgagccgacgccccctcccccgaGGTCCGACTCTCCA TCGTCCGCTGGCTTATCATATGCTCTCGGTctccaccagcagcagcagcagcaggcgtcTTGGTACGCTcgcaacggcggcggtgcgcagGGCTTTGGCGGTTCGGGCGGATACCCCTTCCCCGGACAGGCCGGCGGGTCATCCTACCTTCCTACCCCAGGCGTGAGTGGCTCGCCCCTCGGTGTCGGAGGCCTTTCCTCTGGCCTCGGAAACCCATGGGAAGGAGGCCACAACCAGGCTCTGACGACGTACGCGTGGCTGCAGATTCAGCAGGCCCACCATGAACAGAAgcgccagctcctcgagaagcagcaccagcagcttTACGAGCTCACATCGAGGACCGGCAACCACTCGTTCCTGCGCGACATGCTTGGCGGCAATGGCATCGCACCGACCAGCAACTCGGCCAGTGGGTCGGGTTCCGGCGGCTCCAACTCGTGGAACGACTTTGTCTGGCCCACGGCCCCGGCCGACGAGATACCCCAGCCCAACGGCACGGTGTCGACCCCACCAGAGGAGGACCTCGTTTGGGCcctctcgggcggcggcggcggcaacggcggtgTCGGACGCGGCAGCCTCTCGCAGCAGGGCATGCTCCCGCCCCAGTCGAACAACATGCCCTACAACGTCGACTACTCGAACGGCCCCATGGACCccatgggcggcggcaagcgtCCTCGCGATATGCGCACCGGATTGCCCATCGATGACCCACGCAAGCGTCTGAGGACCTAA
- the cyr1 gene encoding Adenylate cyclase gives MSRIREQLAAKRAEVRNSPARPVRGAPPRAEALEEATVESQVSRARRTGKLDISNLDLDAIPPLVYTDLLGLRAADLSRPPKAEVVPKAPLTPLSKSFAHLDLDNDNVHDVFGTPEPKRPWSEPEELVAFRAVDNLLAEVEVELGFFGGLKTLDLRGNRLTALPDALADLLRLTYIDVSHNALTALPPALLLLPELESLNASHNAINTIDLTHPVKPSEEGLSYGTGFLVTRFERQQKMPKAPLPALRNLNLAHNALSNKDIAGLAGAGPLKLRTLNLGFNKLKGTLDGNKGLSAARLPELYSLVLGGNVALDGIDGDVAPTADIDHEGCTWGAGSTGGTPRGSPVKQARAPTASPAKAGAYVSDSAGGPTDSPDPTVTLTFVTHPAPTFDADPLAVEMDVYLPPSAASSPDKPHPVVVWWHGGGLLQGNKENLPPHLRRLPARALGPNGEHAIVVSPNYRLAPQAPILDILADADSALAFIRHKLSAALAAKGYAARADPERVVTSGGSAGGYLALITALPVPKTAGDADVGGYRGATANRAVNPSGEWQPRGTAPFYPITDLTDKFWATKTDPVPWWGKSVPDASAQPHLKLRDPPITTAVSGGPRSILYMYMLQHALFPQLLFMNQRSLGSGLDGFRPSADTLSITHRLDLIAKAEVAHPPIYLVYGTLDDKVQPFEDTVAALERTKGPYEVEVLEGADHAYDEDPEEQAVGFVAWLEATLF, from the exons ATGTCACGCAtccgcgagcagctcgccgccaagcgcgccgaagTGCGCAATTCGCCTGCGAGGCCggtccgcggcgcgccgccgcgcgccgaggcgctcgaggaggctACCGTCGAGAGCCAGGTGTCGAGAGCAAGGCGGACag GCAAGCTAGACATCtccaacctcgacctcgacgcgatCCCGCCCCTCGTCTACaccgacctgctcggcctgcgcgccgccgacctgtCGCGCCCGCCAAAGGCCGAAGTGGTGCCCAAGGCGCCGCTCACCCCGCTTTCGAAGAGCTTtgcgcacctcgacctcgacaacgacaatGTCCACGACGTGTTTGGCACGCCCGAGCCCAAGCGGCCATGgagcgagcccgaggagctggtcgcgttccgcgccgtcgacaacctgcttgccgaggtcgaggtcgagctcggttTCTTTGGCGGGCTGAAGACGCTCGAC CTCCGCGGAAACAGGCTCACGGCGCTGCCGGACGCgctggccgacctgctccGCTTGACGTACATTGACGTGTC ACACAACGCCCTCACGGCCCTGCCccccgcgctgctgctgctccccgAGCTCGAATCCCTCAACGCGTCGCACAACGCTATCAACACGATCGACCTCACGCACCCCGTCAAGCCGTCCGAGGAGGGGCTGTCGTACGGCACCGGCTTCCTCGTCACACGGTTCGAGCGGCAGCAGAAGATGCCCaaggcgccgctgccggcacTGCGTAACCTCAACCTCGCGCACAACGCCCTCAGCAACAAGGACATTGCtggcctcgccggcgcgggcccGCTCAAGCTCCGGACCCTCAACCTCGGGTTCAACAAGCTCAAGGgcacgctcgacggcaaCAAGGGcctcagcgccgcgcgcctcccCGAGCTCTACTCGCTCGTGCTGGGCGGcaacgtcgccctcgacggcattgacggcgacgtcgcgcccaCCGCCGATATCGACCACGAGGGATGTACCTGGGGAGCAGGCAGCACGGGGGGTACACCCCGCGGCTCGCCCGTCaagcaggcgcgcgcgccgaccgcgtcgccCGCCAAGGCAGGCGCATATGTCTCCGACTCGGCAGGCGGCCCGACCGACAGCCCAGACCCGACAGTCACGCTCACGTTCGTGACgcaccccgcgccgacgttTGACGCCGACCCGCTGGCAGTCGAGATGGACGTGTACCTTCccccctcggcggcctcgtcgcccgacaAGCCGCACCCGGTTGTTGTGTGgtggcacggcggcggcctcctccagGGCAACAAGGAGAACCTGCCCCCTCATCTGCGCCGGCTGCCGGCGCGTGCCCTCGGCCCGAACGGCGAGCACGCGATTGTCGTGTCGCCAAACtaccgcctcgcgccgcaggCTCCCATCCTTGACAtcctcgctgacgccgactcggcgctcgcctTCATCCGCCACAAGCTGAGCGCCGCTCTCGCTGCAAAGGGgtacgcggcgcgcgctgaccCCGAGCGTGTGGTCACGTCGGGCGGCAGCGCAGGCGGCTACCTCGCGCTGATCACTGCCCTGCCGGTGCCCAAGAcggcgggcgacgccgacgtcggaGGGTACCGCGGTGCGACGGCCAACCGCGCCGTCAACCCCAGTGGCGAGTGGCAgccgcgcggcacggcgccatTCTACCCCATCACCGACCTGACCGACAAGTTCTGGGCGACAAAGACGGACCCCGTGCCGTGGTGGGGCAAGTCGGTGCCCGATGCCTCGGCCCAGCCGCACCTCAAGCTCCGCGACCCGCCCATCACGACGGCAGTGTCGGGCGGCCCGAGGTCGATTCTGTACATGTACATGCTGCAGCACGCCCTGTTCCCCCAGCTGCTGTTCATGAACCAGCGCTCGCTCGGGTCCGGGCTCGACGGCTTCCGCCccagcgccgacacgctgAGCATCAcgcaccgcctcgacctcatcgccaaggccgaggtggcaCACCCGCCCATCTACCTCGTCTACGGcaccctcgacgacaaggtgcAGCCGTTCGAGGACAcggtcgccgcgctcgagcgcacAAAGGGTCCgtacgaggtcgaggtgctcgagggcgccgaccaCGCATACGACGAGGACCCAGAGGAGCAGGCCGTCGGCTTTGTCGCGTGGCTCGAGGCAACGCTGTTTTAG
- the aatA gene encoding Aspartate aminotransferase, mitochondrial, with amino-acid sequence MITTIARSGLRLRATPSLTRSVSVWANVKAGPPDAILGITEKFKADTDPKKINLGVGAYRDGNGKPYVLPSVSKAEEILFKEKLDKEYLPITGLASFDKLATELAYGEDSAPIKENRLAVTQSLSGTGALRIGMEFIAEHYPNKSIYLPTPTWGNHNAIAKRAGLTAEKYRYFDPATVGLNFEALKEDIKAAPEGSVILLHACAHNPTGVDPTQEQWKELSQIFKEKKHFPFFDMAYQGFASGDPVRDAFAVRYFVEQGHQILLCQSFAKNLGLYGERVGTLSLVTASPEEKARVDSQIKLLVRPAYSNPPVHGARLVSTILSKPELKEQWLGEVKEMADRIIALREKLYNKLVELKTPGEWGHVKSQIGMFSFTGLKPEQVDQLAEKYHIYLTRDGRISMAGLNDNNIEYFAESVSKVVKGE; translated from the exons ATGATCACCACCATCGCCCGCTccggcctccgcctccgcgcTACCCCCAGCCTCACCCGCTCCGTCTCGGTCTGGGCCAACGTCAAGGCCGG CCCCCCcgacgccatcctcggcatCACTGAGAAGTTCAAGGCCGACACTGACCCCAAGAAGATCAACCTCGGTGTCGGTGCCTAC CGtgacggcaacggcaagcCCTACGTCCTCCCCTCGGTCTCCAAGGCTGAGGAGATCCTCTTCAAGGAGAAGCTCGACAAGGAGTACCTCCCCATCACT GGTCTCGCCTCGTTCGACAAGCTCGCTACCGAGCTTGCTTACGGTGAGGACTCGGCTCCCATCAAGGAGAACCGC ctcgccgtgACCCAGTCGCTCTCGGGCACCGGTGCCCTCCGCATCGGCATGGAGTTCATCGCCGAGCACTACCCCAACAAGTCGATCTACCTCCCCACTCCCACCTGGGGCAACCACAACGCTATTGCCAAGCGTGCCGGCCTCACCGCCGAGAAGTACCGCTACTTCGACCCCGCCACTGTTGGCCTTAACTTTGAGGCCCTCAAGGAGGACATCAAGGCCGCCCCCGAGGGCTCggtcatcctcctccacgcCTGTGCCCAC AACCCCACTGGTGTCGACCCCACCCAGGAGCAGTGGAAGGAGCTCTCGCAGATCttcaaggagaagaagcacTTCCCCTTCTTCGACATGGCCTACCAGGGCTTCGCCTCGGGTGACCCCGTCCGTGACGCTTTCGCCGTCCGCTACTTTGTCGAGCAGGGCCACCAGATCCTCCTCTGCCAGTCGTTCGCCAAGAACCTCGGTCTCTacggcgagcgtgtcggcaCCCTCTCGCTCGTGACGGCCTCGCCCGAGGAGAAGGCTCGCGTCGACTCGCAGATCAAGCTCCTTGTCCGCCCCGCCTACTCGAACCCCCCCGTTCACGGTGCCCGCCTCGTCTCGACCATCCTCTCCAAgcccgagctcaaggagcagtggctcggcgaggtcaaggagatGGCCGACCGCATCATTGCCCTCCGTGAGAAGCTCTACAAcaagcttgtcgagctcaagACCCCCGGCGAGTGGGGCCACGTCAAGTCGCAGATTGGCATGTTCTCGTTCACCGGCCTCAAGCCCGAGCAGGttgaccagctcgccgagaagTACCACATCTACCTCACCCGCGACGGCCGTATCTCGATGGCCGGCctcaacgacaacaacattGAGTACTTTGCCGAGTCGGTCTCCAAGGTCGTCAAGGGCGAGTAA